The DNA segment TTTGGGGGAGCCTTTGGTAATCGGACAAGGGGCACTCTTTGAAAATGGGGACGGATAGCAGTAatttgaattgtgaataatgaaaaAGCATGAGGGCAAAAACCTCAAATATTTCAAGGCACTCTCAGTAGACCATTTAAAACCCCTTTATTCATAGGCTACTTGGCTAATGGCCAGGGTAAAAAGAAGCACCTTATGCAATACTGCTAAACCAGCCTTGATTAAGGGGAGGGTAGGCTATggttggtttttaatcaaattaaacaGAATGGGGGGTAACCAATAATTTTCTAAATATGAGATTCAACGGCATAAAAGGCACATCTCTTTTTTTCCATGAGAGAGATGTGCGTCATGGCAGGATAGGCTGTGCTTCCGCTCTCAAAATCCATGCATTTACCTCAGCACAAGTGAGCTGATGATACAGGTAAATTGCCGAACCTGGCGTTAGGGCTGGAAAATACCAGTTTTTACGTTACGAAATTGCAAACTAACTTGCGTTTGACACTTGCGCCTCCTTAGCGCCAGCCAAAAATAAAGCGCCAAATGTtttatgaggcgacagtacagaaggtgaatggtaaataatgtagtgtgtcataatgtagtgtcattttggagtcattttgattgtaaataagaatataaatgTTTCTGGTAAtcatgctaccatgattacagatagtcctgaatgaatcgtgaataaagAAATGCCATCCTCTAGTGTtatttgtaatggtgagaggttagcatgttcttTGTGCATCTAagtttctcactcattattcacaattcattcatgattatccgtaatcatagtagcatccacattaatgtataagtgttcagaaacatattacattcttatttacaataaaggtgactccaaaatgacaccatACATTATTTAGCAtttatttctattgggcacatccgaaacacaaccaaaacaaactgcaaatgcatccaacaagtttgtagagtcacaagatTTATAGTTATTGCTTGCTACTGTAGGAACATGGCAGAAAATACTTGACTAAATGTAAAAcactaagtgaatttgtccaaatacttatgacaccttcaaatagagccccacagtggtgGTGTCATAATATCCATAAAACCTCGTGGTCAAACTAGGAAAtgattccaatcgtttttccatcattcatttttctccatagggaattttagaacacttaaaattagcatttcattttgggggggtaaatacaagtgaatatattgataaaagtcaccctgtcctagagagatttacacggttatcaaaacgttacaccagggtaggcctacacaaaacacagcccttattttaagtgtttttaaaatcccctatgggaaaaatgaatagtggaaaaatgattgcaaatatttccttgtttgaccgctaggttttatgggcaTTATGATTCATATCGTGGCACTCTATGGGGGGACTAGATTCATAGTGCATTCCTTTCTAAATGTTAAAACAGACATGTATGGAAATAACCTcatataaaaggtgacattctgcaCAAattatagagccaaattaaaagttttagcttcactgttcaTATACACTCCCCTACAAATGTATCTGATACGGTGGCTGTAAGGGGCAAAATAACATTTCTCTAACTTGTATTTGTTGAAGCTTCTTCTTCTAGGTGTGAATCAGATGACTGAGTAATCAGTTCTAAGGTTCTCATGACTGTCGTAAATTTGAGATTTGTATCCACATTATTATAAAGCCCCACACACTCACAGTTTTCAGTTACTAATACATTGATGTCACAGAGAACAAATAAACTGACATTTCAGGTTTTTCAAATAACTGGCGTTAACATGTCCAGTTGATAGCGGACAATGATACAAATGTTTTCAGAAGACAATTTCCACCACAAATGTGTTAAGTGTGTCTGACAACACCATGTCTACATGACAAGTCAAACAAGCAAAGATAGCTTGGTGGATCAGTTGTCTTGGGAACGAGATGATTCACATCAGGGAGTTTTTTGCCACACATATTTGGAACGGCAAATAAACATTAGCCCCCGTTGATCAAATGTTTTCACaggtaaaaaaagaaagagattATGCTGTTTCTGGAGAGAAATCAGTCAccttaagcccccccccccctcccccccccccccctcccccaagtGACACTGTGACCAGACTGGCAGAGAGTCAGAGTGGACAGCCAGGGttaggggggagggaaggagggggcaCTCTAATCCCCACTGCCCTTTTGGATCAGCAGGCCCATAAATAAAGTAGGACAGAGATAAATATAGTGTGACAGGCAATCAGTAATAAGTTACACATGTCCCCCAAGGACACTGGCCACAGGACAACTGGACTGTGACACACTGCTGCGCTGAGTGAGGGTAGTTTTCTTAGAGGACGCCACTGAACACTCGCCTCTCCGAGGGGGAAAACACAGACAAGGTAAGGGACTGTAACCTCTGACCTTTGTGGCAGGTTTACAGGTATTGGCAAAGCATGTGATCAGATGATGTTATCGGTAGGgagagggggtcaactgtccagGGGAACACTGTTGACCTATTCACTGTAAACATTTTGGATCCAAATTGATATTACCCTATTTTGGAATTGAATCCTATTTCATACAACTTTTGAGTTATTTTCTTTGAAGTTGTATTGTATCTTTGCTGGTAGATGGCAATGCTTTTGGCCAAGAGCAttatatgtatagttttttgttcATTAGCCTCTTAACTGCAATAGCGTATTTCATTTAGACGTTAAGTACCTGTCACAAAACCAGTCATGGCTGTACAGCGTGTGCTTTACAATCAATAGCTGCCGGGCGCTCTGGAATTTATTTTTTCTAGCGTACATAAAAAAAGTTTTGGGGTCTTACCATGCCTTAGAAGTATTCCATGTTGTCATAATAATGCCAGTCAAAAAATGGTCAGAGGTCAAATATGGGTCAGATTACAGTAATATTGCCAAAAAAGATCCAGTAAAGCTTcttcaacactatacatgtcctTTGCTCAAAGCAAGCACTTTGCAGATGGACTCACCACCAAGGGACCTCAATATGTCATACAGTTTTTACTAAATACTAAAGGTGGAACTTGTCAGAGGTTTCTCTTATCCAATATCCATTTACAAGCACTCATTCTCAGGGACATTGCATGCCTTGAGCATGGGGCCTAGCCTTGACCCAAAGTGAGGGAACGCTtgctttatttaacctttatttaactaggcgagtaatttatgaacaaattcttatttacaatgacggccctacaccggccaaacccggacaacgctggaccaattgtgcacctccctatgggactcccaatcacgggcggttgtgatacagccttgatAGCACTAACCTGTGTGATACTGATGTGTGTTTATTGTTCCATCAGTGTCAAAGGTTTTACAGGTTGAGGGGTTAGAAAGTGCCATGAAGCTACTGtggagcctgctgctgctgggcCTGTTGCTGGCTGGGAGCTTTAGCGTGGCTCAGGAGGAAGATGGAGAAGAGGCAGAGGAACCAGTCAAGGAGGCAGCTATAGAAGATGAAGAGGCAGCTGCAGACAATGAAGAGGCAGCGGTGGAGGTGGCACAGCCTGAGGGTCCTGGGACAGAAGCCGGCCTGACTGACGACCGGCAGCCTTGTGCCATGTGGATGGGAGGAGTGCCAGGCACTCCAGGGCACAGTGGGCACCTAGGGAGAGACGGGAGAGACGGGCACGATGGCCCTCGTGGTGAGAAAGGAGATACAGGTAAGAAGACCAACTGTACTCTGCTGTTGCTACATCATCCAAAGTTCACAGTAAATCTAATCACAGTAACCCGCATGAGGCACAGTCAACGAACACCAGTACAGGACTCTAAGTTCGCCCCGACTCTGGTGATGTCTTTGTGTGTACAGGTGAACCAGGTGAGAAGGGAGAGCCCGGCGAAAAGGGCGACAACGGCGCTCCGGGACCTCGCGGTTTCCCAGGCAACCCCGGTCTGAAGGGGGCACAGGGCGAGAGCGCCCTGTTGTATCACTCCTCCTTCAGCATGGGCCTGACAGATCCCGTCCCCGCCACCAACGTGCCCATCCGTTTCAACAAATTCTTCCACAACGAGCAGCACCACTACGACGACGTGAGCGGAAAGTTCCATTGCCTCCTCCCCGGGGTCTACTTCTTCACATACCACCTCACAGTCTACACCAAAGATGCTCGGGTGAGCCTGTTCAAGAACGACAAGCCCGTCATGTTCACCTACGACCAGTACCACGAGGGCAACGTGGACCAGGCCTCGGGGGCCCTCATACTGAGGCTGCAGTCTGGGGACGAGGTTTGGCTGCAGATCTACGGAGATGAGGATTTTGGGGGGGTGTATGCTGACAACACCAACGACTCCACCTTCTCCGGGTTTCTTTTGTACCCCGAcatgggagagatggaggaaaggagACGTCGCTCTGTTGGAGTTAATAGACACTGAGGTCGTGCAGGACCTGGAGGGTGATATATAGAGTTGGGTGGGCTGTAGCGACTTTTTCCTGACTGCTCTATAGGCATGCATTGCCCTCTGGCTGgggactgtgggggggggggggggggggggggggggtaataagTAGCTTCTTAAATTAGTACGTTTTTAAAAGGGTGCACCAAATGTTTTAAACTTGTCAGTTCTATAATCTATAACATGTTCCGTTTCAATTGTTAGGTGGATTCTAGCATTAGAGACATTAGTATTCAATGTAAAAAGTTGTGCACAGACAAAAAGCGTATTGCCTAGATGGCTTTATGGCAGTGTTTGGGCAATGTCTGTGAAATAATAAAATGTGTTATAGCAAATGTAAAATGTCATCAGATATGCTTTCTTTGTCAGATAGCCATTTCACATAGCAGTGGTTTGTAAACAAGATCAGCAAGTGAGTTTTGCTTTGCTGCTACGATAGGGACGTGGGTAGGTTTGAGCAAATGTGTCCAAAACACTTCAGGAGTGTGGCAGGCTAGTCACCCTTTGGACATTTGTTGGCTCCCATTTAGCCAAACAGTCAGTTAGGGTTTGTCAGTAGTATAGCCTACTTCTGGTTTGATGACTAGGGCTTTTATCTTTATCATTGGACAAAGTTACTTGGTGGATGCAATCCCCAAACTGAATAAATCTGTATTCTAGTAAAAACTTGCTCAGAGGTTTCACTGTGCTTGTCTCTATGCCAACATTGAGGTTTAAATAAAAACTGGAGATCAGTGCAAATTGTTGTAATGTGAGCAGTGGCTTCTAGATGTGACTCAGGGAACCCACCTCCAGAGCCAATGGGTGACCTCCATGTACATTGCGTCACTTGCTCATGGACCAATTATAACTAAGCTCTTCATTCTGGAGGGTCTATAGTGCTAAGACTAAATAGTAATGAAATAGTATCATGCTGCTCTTGGCCACTGAAATGGTCAGGGAACCACAATAGATGTGTGCTGAGGAATTTCCTGAGTAGacaagtgccttgttcagggacttGATACAATAAGTGTCACATGACAGGCATGAGGGTTGCATATGTGTTGGTTTGCTAGTTAACAAACACTTATTGGTTGAGAAGAAAAAAAGACCAAGTCAATGACAGAATGCTGGCCATAACACCTGCCTATGAAGGCCCCAATGGAAAATGAATACCTACCCATCTCCTGTTCAATGTTACGACCCACTTCCTAATGTTGCTAAGGCTCTTGAACAAAACTATGACGATGAGAGACAGTAGAAATGTAAATATGTATTTTATACCTCAACCTTCAAATCATGGTGCTCTAAAAATAGCTCCATACCATAAATAGTAAACAAATACACAATTGCTAGTGAAAAATGTAAATGCTTAAAAAAAAGAATCTCTGATTCATTGCTTTAGGCACCATCAAATCATTAATAAGGGCAACTATTCATGCATGTATCCAGTGGCTGAGGTCCACTGATTGGATTCATTTTTCCTGATTGAAACGTAGGTTGAAGATATCTTCAACCTAGATTAAAACCACCCATCAAAATTGAGGAATATCACAATGCAAAACTTGATGAGCTCAGACAGCTTGAACAGATAGCAATCAGCAGTGAAAGAGAGGTAATGACAGGGAAGTCTATTCAGCAACCATTGTTGAGAAATATGCAAAATGTTAAATGCCTACAAGGGAATCTAGAAGACAAATGTGAAAGAAGCCACAGAACAGAATGATCATTGCCATTTCCAGCTGTATATCGCCATCTAGTGTTGCATGACGGGAGCAACTGAGCATTACATTTGAATTAGCACAACTGTACTTTTATGTTTGCAGGTTAAGTACGACCAACATTTCTGAATTCATGCAGCAATCACTAAATGGCGAGCAtgtttacaacatacagaaagaAGAAAGATTCTGCTTTGTCATGGAGGGCACTGGTTTAAAGGATTGGGGTGTTTTGTGTTATCTTCGGCAGGTTTTGCCGTTTTTTGCAGCAAGGTACCATTTTGTTTTTAACCACATCTCTGGAATAATGCATATGCCTTCTTGCAAACATCAGTATGACAGTGATAAATAAATTATGAGAATATCAAGAGATTTGTGGTAGAATAATTTATTTTATTCTGATATACTTTCAAAGAAATAATATACAAAGCTATTTTCGCCCCATCCTCACAAAAACCTCTGGTCCCCCACTATCTGATAAGTGCGCACGTCACTCCAGTTCTACAGACCAACGCTTTGGCCGGTGCCTTCCCGATTTCAGCATGCCACCGATCGATCAGAGGGGTCTTAGGAGAAGGAAGGCAAAGCTAAGTTTGTGGATGTGGAAGAGTGAGACAGCGTTGTCGTGTGAACGTTTCATTGTAAAATAGTTACTTTATTTAGTGAGGCCTAAAAAAGTTGAACTCCGGTAAAACAAAAAGGTTGCAAACGTTAACTACGGAGTTCATTTAACTACTGCTGTACTGGCTTAGCTAGTATAGTCAAGAGAAAGGTGAGTCCCATGAAAAAATGATCCCATCCTGTTCACAAGGACAAAATTAATAATGTGCAATAATTTAGGTTTACATAACCACATGAAACTAAAGACCCTTTCACAATTTCGCAAGAAACTGCACATGATAAGGAATGAATTATTTTGCAGACTCAAGCTAGACAAAACAGACAAGCTTACAAAACATCAAAGTTCAGGGGAAACTGGGAAAATAATCAAGTACAGATCAAATGGGGGTTTAGATGCAGGTGCGCGTCGAAGGGTATTCAGAGGGTGTGGAGAACGAGAACGTTGCCCTTTATTGTAGGATTCTGTTGAGGGGTTGGTGATAGGGACTGGGAGGTTACCAGAAGGTTACTCCATGTTCTAAGAAGTCTCCTGGCCCAACATTAGAGGGGGTCATAGTCACTTTGGGGTGAGAAGTTAGGAAGTCTACAGACTATTTCCATCCAGCAGGAAAGTGGGGAGAGAGCATGGACAGACATACAACTTCCATCAAGCAGCTATGCATCTTTGTCAGATCACATTAAAAAAAAGTACTCCGCTAATAATGAACCCATGATCCCGGGACTGCTAAATTCATGATTCCTAactatgagtctggaaggaatcAAAGTTGGCTCATTCAAGAATCTTCTTTGCACTCCTTCAAGTCTATGCTGAAGAAGTGTTCATGATTGAGTATTCCTGGAATCAGTTGGTGATTCATACATCTCAAGCCAATCCGAGTTCACACTAGAAACTTCAGTTAAGCCACAAGTCAGTGGAGAAAAGTATGCATTCCCAACCAAAACTGGCTATTCCAGAGGAAAAGCCAGAGATTCTCAGTTTCTCCAGTGCAACAAACAGTCCACGATTCCAAAAGGTGGCAGCCGTTTCTCAGGTAAGAAAAAGTTATGACCTGTAGGTTCCTCAGACTCGACTGGTTTGGGTGTCCATGAAACGCTCAACTAGGCTTCGTATTCTTTTAGCCTGCAGTTTCATAGACAATTTAATGCTTGGATGCCTAATAAAATATACACTTTCAGGGGCTTCGGCAACGGTACGCTTCATTGCTTGGCCCATGACGTCTTCAACAGGCCCAGACTCTTTTCCGTATTCCTCATTTGCCCTTTGGTTCATGACATTACAGAAGTGTTCAGACCAGGGCACAGAGGACCTCGTTGAGGGCTTCGACTGCAGTCTTAAGCAGTTCACCGTCCTTCGTCTCCCACACAGGTTCTCAGACCATGTAAGAGTTCTGGTTCTTCAGCTTGTCCAGTTCTTTGCTCTGCTGTCTAAGGAACAGTATTCTGGGAGAAAGAAAAGGACACAGTTAAGAAAATAAGCAATTTATCGTGTGACATATAGACAAATCCTAGACAAGACAATTATGATGCGTTTGTGTGTGCTCGCTTGTCCTGTTCACTTGTCCTGTTCTCACCTCTGTTCCCTCAGCGTGGCCTGGATCTCACACACTCTGACTAATGATCTGAGGTTTTTGAGTTCAGTGCAGATCTCAGACATGTAGAGACTGCCCATGTTGTGGGCATCTTCCCGTAACCGTGCTGCCTGAAAGAGAAAGgcggagctggttgagagagtgcacCAAAACACAAATGAACCTTTAGCGTGGAGAGCAAATATCAGGAAGTAAAAATAAGCTTCTTCAGAAAGAAATCCCCAATCAGAAATGTGTTTCAGTACCGGTTAGTCAGACTACCGAAAAGCCTACACTCACTATGTATAGGGTCGTAGGCCTGCCTATTGGTTCCATAACCTGCTATCAATGTGTGCAAAATAAATGAAAGTGAACCCTTATTGTCTGTGAACCCTAAGGCAGGCAGCTTATCTGCTGCTTCTGACTGGCCAGCTCAAGCATTTTTTGGTAGTTCAACTCTTTGTAGTTGAAGTGATGGCTAAATATATACtataattttaaaaaaagtcGAAAGGAATTTGTGTCCCTTTTCTATCCATCAAGTATCCATGAGCAGGTGTAACCGAAATGTTTGATCATTGAAAAGCGAGAGTTTGGCTTTTTTGTATTCAATCAACTCCAAATAGGTGTGTGGCCTTGAGTATAGCTACTGCCatctacatacaccttagccaaatacatttaaactcagtttttcacaattcctgacatttaatcctagtaaaaattccccgtcttaggtcagttaggatcaccactttattttaagaatgtgaaatgtcagaataatagtagagaattattcccagtgggtcagaagtttacatactaattgagtgtatttggtagcattgccattaaattgtttaacttgggtcaaacgttttgggtagccttccacaagtttcccagaataagtcgggtgaattttggcccattcttcctgacagagctggtgcaactgagtcaggtttgtaagcctccttgctcacacaatttttcagttctgcccaaaaatgttctatgggattgaggtcaggactttgtgatggccactccaataccttgactttgttgtccttaagccattttgccacaactttggaagtatgcttggggtcattgtccatttggaagacccatttgcgaccaagctttaacttcctgactgatgtcatgagatgttgcttcaatatatctacatcaatttccttcctcatgaagcaatctattttgtgaagtacaccagcccctcctgcagaaaagcacccccacaacatgatgctgccacccccgtgcttcacggttgggatggtgttttcggcttgcaagcctccccctttttcctccaaacatatgttggtcattatggtcattatggccaaagagttctatttttgtttcatcagaccagaggacatttctccaaaaagtacgatctttgtcccatgtgcagttgcaaaccgtagtctgtttttttttaatggaggttttggagcagtggcttcttctttgctgagggcctttcaggttatttcgatataggactcgttttactgtggatataaatacttttgtacccgtttcctgcagcatattcacaaggtccattgctattgttttgggattgatttgcacttcacgcaccaaagtatgttcatctctaggagacagaacgcgtttccttcctgagcagaATGAGGGCtgtgtggttccatggtgtttatacttgcgtactattgtttgtacagatgaacgtggtaccttcaggcatttggaaattgctcccaaggatgaaccagacttgtggaagtctacaattttctcctgaggtcttggctgatttctcttgattttcccatgatgttaagcaaagaggcactgagtttgaaggcaggccttgaaacacatccacaggtacacctccaataggctaattgacatcatttgagtcaatcagaagcttctaaagccatgacatcattttctggaattttccaagctgtttaaaggcacagtgaacttagtgtacgtaaacttctgacccactggaattgtgatagtgaattataagtgaaataatctttctgtaaacaattgttggaaaaatgacttgtgtcatgcataaagtagacgtcctaaccgacttgccaaaactatagtttgttaacaagacatttgtggagtggttgaaaaacgagttttaatgactccaacctaagtgtatgtaaacttccgacttcaactgtaggtacgaAATGTGATATTAacacagtgggggggaaaagtatttgatcccctgctgattttgtacgtttgcccacttacaaagaaatgatcagtctataattttaatggtaggtttttttgaacagcgagagacagaataacaacaaaaatatccagaaaaacgcatgtcaaaaatgttataaaatgatttgcattttaatgagggaaataagtatttgacccctttgcaaaacatgacttagtacttggtggcaaaacccttgctggcaatcacagaggtcagacgtttcttgtagttggccaccaggtttgcacacatctcaggagggattttgtcccactcctctttgcagatcttctccaagtcattatggtttcgaggctgacgtttggcaactcaaaccttcagctccctccacatattttctatgggattaaggtctggagactggctaggccactccaggaccttaatgtgcttcttcttgagccactcctttgttgccttggccgtgtgttttgggtcattgtcatgctggaatgcccatccacgacccattttcaatgccctggctgagggaaggaggttctcacccaagatgttgttcaaataaacctacc comes from the Salmo trutta chromosome 21, fSalTru1.1, whole genome shotgun sequence genome and includes:
- the adipoqb gene encoding adiponectin; its protein translation is MKLLWSLLLLGLLLAGSFSVAQEEDGEEAEEPVKEAAIEDEEAAADNEEAAVEVAQPEGPGTEAGLTDDRQPCAMWMGGVPGTPGHSGHLGRDGRDGHDGPRGEKGDTGEPGEKGEPGEKGDNGAPGPRGFPGNPGLKGAQGESALLYHSSFSMGLTDPVPATNVPIRFNKFFHNEQHHYDDVSGKFHCLLPGVYFFTYHLTVYTKDARVSLFKNDKPVMFTYDQYHEGNVDQASGALILRLQSGDEVWLQIYGDEDFGGVYADNTNDSTFSGFLLYPDMGEMEERRRRSVGVNRH